From the Nocardiopsis changdeensis genome, one window contains:
- a CDS encoding LysR family transcriptional regulator produces MDIEAVRTFVAVAETGRFQDAAADLRVTQQAASKRVANLERSLGAVLFTRTAGGARLTPEGRAFLPHARGVLRAVEHAAASVRPGRRALRVDVLSRRIAPGAALHRFHLDHPDTGLDVVSLPNAGAGAAVTELLAGRIDATFRAVADPPAGVTAERALDDPLQLLTGPRHPLAGAGMLRPADLAGYRIRIPGIRPGTEWADYYDALAEEFGLGIDARGPDFGSDALLDAIAESATVATLVCAGDRYVWPDSCGLRRIPLADPVPVYPHSLLFRTGDPHPALDLLRRHLAARRTVPPGPVWEPPGRRVP; encoded by the coding sequence ATGGACATCGAGGCCGTGCGCACCTTCGTCGCCGTCGCCGAGACGGGGCGGTTCCAGGACGCCGCCGCCGACCTGCGCGTCACCCAGCAGGCCGCCTCCAAACGGGTCGCGAACCTCGAGCGCTCCCTGGGCGCGGTGCTGTTCACCCGCACCGCGGGCGGCGCCCGGCTCACCCCGGAGGGCCGCGCCTTCCTCCCGCACGCCCGCGGGGTGCTGCGCGCCGTGGAGCACGCGGCGGCCTCCGTACGACCGGGAAGGCGGGCGCTGCGGGTGGACGTGCTGAGCCGGCGCATCGCCCCGGGCGCGGCCCTGCACCGGTTCCACCTCGACCACCCGGACACCGGGCTGGACGTGGTCTCGCTGCCGAACGCCGGCGCCGGGGCCGCCGTCACGGAACTCCTGGCCGGGCGGATCGACGCCACGTTCCGCGCCGTCGCCGACCCGCCCGCGGGCGTCACCGCCGAACGGGCCCTGGACGACCCCCTCCAGTTGCTGACGGGGCCGCGCCACCCGCTGGCCGGGGCGGGGATGCTGCGCCCGGCGGATCTGGCCGGGTACCGGATCCGGATCCCCGGCATCCGCCCGGGCACCGAGTGGGCCGACTACTACGACGCCCTGGCGGAGGAGTTCGGCCTGGGCATCGACGCCAGGGGCCCGGACTTCGGCAGCGACGCCCTGTTGGACGCCATCGCGGAGTCGGCGACCGTGGCGACGCTGGTGTGCGCCGGGGACCGGTACGTGTGGCCCGACTCCTGCGGTCTGCGCCGCATCCCGCTGGCCGACCCGGTGCCGGTGTACCCGCACTCGCTGCTGTTCCGCACCGGGGACCCGCACCCGGCCCTGGACCTGCTCCGCCGCCACCTCGCCGCCCGCCGCACGGTCCCGCCCGGCCCGGTCTGGGAGCCGCCCGGCCGCCGGGTGCCGTGA
- a CDS encoding MFS transporter: MSRQGPGGAFGWLWAGFAVSTAGTWLAFGAFPLIAVTVLRAGPAQVSALAAAGTAAGALLALPLGPWAERRRKRPVMIGADAVRCAALLSVPAAYWCGLLTYTQLLVVSVVTAAAGITFTSVGGAHLKQIVRPEHLVVAHGRFEATTWTATTVGPVAGGAAVGLLGPVATVAANALGFLASALAVAAIRDREEPPARPEPARAADLVRGWRFVHADPVLRPLFRNTVAVNALIMATEPLLAVLLLGELGWSAWQYGLALGLPCLGGLCGARLAPRLEARYGRRRVLRAAGTLRAVWPLGLVPVVPGPAGMVLVIAVQAAMITCIGVFNPLFAAERLRRVPAERAARVLVAWNVTRAVVVAAVTALWGLLAAVTGARSAIAAAGVLLLLTPLLLSAGARAPGRRAAGGPGA, from the coding sequence ATGTCGCGGCAGGGGCCGGGAGGCGCGTTCGGGTGGCTGTGGGCGGGGTTCGCCGTGTCCACGGCCGGCACCTGGCTGGCGTTCGGGGCGTTCCCCCTGATCGCGGTCACGGTGCTGAGGGCGGGACCGGCGCAGGTGTCGGCTCTGGCCGCCGCGGGGACCGCGGCGGGGGCGCTGCTGGCGCTGCCGCTGGGGCCGTGGGCGGAACGGCGGCGCAAGAGGCCGGTCATGATCGGGGCCGACGCCGTCAGGTGCGCCGCGCTGCTGTCGGTCCCGGCCGCCTACTGGTGCGGCCTGCTGACGTACACGCAGCTGCTCGTGGTGTCGGTGGTCACCGCGGCGGCCGGGATCACGTTCACCTCGGTCGGCGGCGCCCACCTCAAACAGATCGTGCGGCCCGAGCACCTGGTGGTGGCGCACGGCCGGTTCGAGGCGACGACCTGGACCGCGACGACGGTCGGGCCGGTGGCGGGCGGAGCGGCCGTCGGGCTGCTGGGACCGGTGGCCACGGTGGCCGCGAACGCCCTCGGGTTCCTGGCGTCGGCGCTGGCGGTCGCGGCGATCCGGGACCGGGAGGAGCCGCCCGCGCGTCCGGAGCCCGCGCGGGCCGCGGACCTGGTCCGGGGATGGCGGTTCGTCCACGCCGACCCCGTGCTGCGGCCGCTGTTCCGGAACACGGTGGCGGTGAACGCGCTGATCATGGCCACCGAGCCGCTGCTGGCGGTGCTGTTGCTGGGAGAACTCGGCTGGTCGGCCTGGCAGTACGGGCTGGCGCTGGGCCTGCCGTGCCTGGGCGGGCTCTGCGGGGCGCGGCTCGCCCCGCGGCTGGAGGCGCGCTACGGGCGCCGCCGGGTACTGCGGGCCGCCGGGACGCTGCGGGCGGTGTGGCCGCTCGGGCTGGTCCCGGTGGTGCCGGGCCCGGCCGGGATGGTGCTGGTCATCGCGGTTCAGGCGGCGATGATCACCTGCATCGGGGTGTTCAACCCGCTGTTCGCCGCCGAGCGCCTGCGGCGCGTCCCGGCGGAGCGGGCGGCCCGGGTCCTGGTGGCCTGGAACGTGACGAGGGCCGTGGTGGTCGCCGCCGTGACCGCGCTGTGGGGCCTGCTCGCGGCGGTGACGGGCGCGCGGTCCGCGATCGCCGCCGCCGGGGTGCTGCTGCTCCTCACCCCGCTCCTGTTGAGCGCGGGTGCCCGTGCGCCCGGCCGGCGGGCGGCGGGAGGACCAGGGGCATGA
- a CDS encoding glutamine synthetase family protein, translated as MNRQQEFVLRTLEERDIRFVRLWFTDVLGYLKSVAVAPAELEAAFSEGIGFDGSAIEGFARVYEADMLAQPDPSTFQVLPWRNEPHGTARMYCDILMPDGSPSSADPRHVLKRQLGKASDLGFTFYTHPEIEFYLLKKMPELGELPVPNDSGGYFDHTPHNSAHDFRRNAINMLEAMGISVEFSHHEGGPGQQEIDLRYADALTTADNIMTFRLVMKEVAMEQDVYATFMPKPFTQYPGSGMHTHLSLFEGDRNAFYEPGAEYQLSKVGRGFIAGLLRHADEITAVTNQWVNSYKRLWDDPAASAGMGGEAPAYICWGHNNRSALVRVPMYKPGKSNSSRIEIRSLDTACNPYLAYAVILAAGLKGIEEGYELPPGAEDDVWALTDAERRALGIRPLPQSLDEALRLMENSELVAETLGEHVFDFFLRNKKAEWHDYRRQVTPYELQRYLPTL; from the coding sequence GTGAATCGACAGCAGGAATTCGTGCTCCGCACGTTGGAGGAGCGCGACATCCGGTTCGTACGGCTGTGGTTCACCGACGTGCTCGGGTACCTCAAGTCGGTCGCCGTGGCACCCGCCGAGCTCGAGGCGGCCTTCTCCGAGGGCATCGGGTTCGACGGCTCCGCCATCGAGGGCTTCGCCCGCGTGTACGAGGCCGACATGCTGGCCCAGCCCGACCCGTCCACGTTCCAGGTGCTGCCCTGGCGCAACGAGCCGCACGGCACCGCGCGCATGTACTGCGACATCCTCATGCCCGACGGCTCGCCGTCCTCCGCCGACCCCCGGCACGTCCTCAAGCGCCAGCTCGGCAAGGCCTCCGACCTCGGGTTCACGTTCTACACGCACCCCGAGATCGAGTTCTACCTGCTCAAGAAGATGCCCGAGCTGGGCGAGCTGCCCGTGCCCAACGACTCCGGCGGCTACTTCGACCACACCCCGCACAACAGCGCGCACGACTTCCGGCGCAACGCCATCAACATGCTCGAGGCCATGGGCATCTCGGTGGAGTTCAGCCACCACGAGGGCGGGCCCGGCCAGCAGGAGATCGACCTGCGGTACGCGGACGCGCTGACCACCGCCGACAACATCATGACCTTCCGGCTCGTGATGAAGGAGGTGGCGATGGAGCAGGACGTGTACGCGACGTTCATGCCCAAGCCCTTCACCCAGTACCCGGGGTCGGGCATGCACACCCACCTGTCGCTGTTCGAGGGCGACCGCAACGCGTTCTACGAGCCCGGCGCCGAGTACCAGCTGTCCAAGGTCGGGCGCGGGTTCATCGCGGGCCTGCTGCGGCACGCCGACGAGATCACCGCCGTCACCAACCAGTGGGTGAACTCCTACAAGCGGCTGTGGGACGACCCCGCCGCCTCGGCGGGCATGGGCGGCGAGGCGCCCGCGTACATCTGCTGGGGCCACAACAACCGGTCGGCGCTGGTGCGGGTGCCCATGTACAAGCCGGGCAAGTCGAACTCCAGCCGGATCGAGATCCGGTCCCTGGACACGGCCTGCAACCCGTACCTGGCGTACGCGGTGATCCTGGCCGCGGGCCTGAAGGGCATCGAGGAGGGGTACGAGCTGCCCCCGGGCGCCGAGGACGACGTGTGGGCGCTCACCGACGCCGAGCGCCGGGCGCTGGGGATCCGGCCGCTGCCGCAGAGCCTGGACGAGGCGCTGCGCCTGATGGAGAACAGCGAGCTGGTCGCCGAGACGCTGGGCGAGCACGTCTTCGACTTCTTCCTGCGCAACAAGAAGGCGGAGTGGCACGACTACCGCCGCCAGGTGACCCCGTACGAGCTCCAGCGCTACCTGCCCACCCTGTAG
- a CDS encoding NAD+ synthase, whose product MAQLRIALAQVNPTVGDLEGNLRIVVDSAREARDRGAHLLALPEMVVTGYPVEDLALRNSFVSASVKAVHRLAGELAEQGLGDLPVVVGFLSRREGPGARYGQPAGAPQNSVAVLHGGAVVVTSAKHHLPNYGVFDEFRNFVPGDTFPVVRVRGVDVGIAVCEDLWQEGGPVTAARAAGVGLLLSLNGSPYERHKDDVRLELCQRRAREIGAALAYVNMVGGQDELVFEGDSLVVDAEGELVARAPQFTETLLVADLDLPLGSAPGTGSDTAPHTGSDTASGADPAPGGVVDGLAIVRRTVSSTPVEPYEPLENVVTPRPDPLSDVGEVYRALVTGLRDYVAKNGFASVLVAISGGIDSALTATIAVDAVGADRVHGVLLPSGHSSGHSVTDAEELARRQGFAARTIAIAPVVDAFEAATAAADAPLDGLSAENLQARVRGTLVMALSNQEGHLVLATGNKSEAATGYSTLYGDSVGGFAPIKDCWKTLVWELSRWRNAEAVRAGEVPPIPENSIEKPPSAELRPDQLDTDSLPDYELLDAVLDAYIGTDKGEAELVFAGYDPDLVRRVIRLVDRAEYKRRQSAPGTKISARNLGRDRRLPITNRWTV is encoded by the coding sequence GTGGCACAGCTGAGAATCGCACTCGCCCAGGTCAACCCGACGGTCGGTGACCTGGAGGGCAATCTGAGGATCGTCGTGGACTCCGCGCGGGAGGCCCGGGACCGGGGGGCGCACCTGCTCGCCCTGCCGGAGATGGTGGTCACCGGCTACCCGGTGGAGGACCTGGCCCTGCGCAACTCCTTCGTGTCGGCCTCGGTCAAGGCCGTGCACCGCCTGGCCGGGGAGCTGGCGGAGCAGGGGCTGGGCGACCTGCCGGTGGTGGTGGGCTTCCTGTCCCGCCGGGAGGGGCCCGGGGCCCGGTACGGCCAGCCCGCGGGCGCGCCGCAGAACTCGGTGGCGGTCCTGCACGGGGGCGCGGTGGTGGTCACCTCCGCCAAGCACCACCTGCCGAACTACGGGGTGTTCGACGAGTTCCGCAACTTCGTGCCGGGCGACACCTTCCCGGTGGTGCGGGTGCGCGGCGTCGACGTGGGCATCGCGGTGTGCGAGGACCTGTGGCAGGAGGGCGGCCCGGTGACGGCGGCCCGCGCGGCCGGGGTGGGGCTGCTGCTGTCGCTCAACGGGTCCCCCTACGAGCGGCACAAGGACGACGTGCGCCTGGAGCTGTGCCAGAGGCGCGCCCGGGAGATCGGCGCGGCGCTGGCCTACGTGAACATGGTGGGCGGCCAGGACGAGCTGGTCTTCGAGGGCGACTCGCTGGTGGTGGACGCCGAGGGCGAGCTGGTGGCGCGCGCCCCCCAGTTCACCGAGACGCTGCTGGTGGCGGACCTCGACCTGCCCCTCGGCTCCGCACCCGGCACGGGCTCCGACACCGCGCCCCATACGGGCTCCGACACCGCCTCCGGCGCCGACCCGGCCCCCGGCGGGGTCGTGGACGGCCTGGCCATCGTGCGCCGCACCGTCTCAAGCACCCCGGTCGAGCCCTACGAACCCCTGGAGAACGTGGTCACCCCGCGCCCGGACCCCCTCTCCGACGTGGGCGAGGTCTACCGGGCCCTGGTCACGGGCCTGCGCGACTACGTGGCCAAGAACGGCTTCGCCTCGGTCCTGGTGGCGATCTCCGGGGGCATCGACTCCGCGCTCACCGCCACCATCGCCGTCGACGCGGTCGGCGCCGACCGGGTGCACGGGGTGCTGCTGCCCAGCGGGCACTCCAGCGGCCACTCGGTCACCGACGCCGAGGAGCTGGCCCGGCGCCAGGGCTTCGCGGCCCGCACGATCGCGATCGCGCCGGTGGTGGACGCCTTCGAGGCGGCCACCGCCGCCGCGGACGCGCCGCTGGACGGGCTGTCGGCGGAGAACCTCCAGGCGCGGGTGCGCGGCACCCTCGTGATGGCGCTGTCCAACCAGGAGGGCCACCTGGTGCTGGCCACCGGCAACAAGAGCGAGGCGGCCACCGGGTACTCGACGCTGTACGGCGACTCGGTGGGCGGGTTCGCGCCCATCAAGGACTGCTGGAAGACGCTGGTGTGGGAGCTGTCCCGGTGGCGCAACGCCGAGGCGGTCCGGGCGGGAGAGGTGCCGCCGATCCCGGAGAACTCGATCGAGAAGCCGCCCAGCGCGGAGCTGCGCCCGGACCAGCTCGACACCGACTCGCTGCCCGACTACGAGCTGCTGGACGCGGTCCTGGACGCCTACATCGGCACCGACAAGGGCGAGGCGGAGCTGGTCTTCGCCGGCTACGACCCGGACCTGGTGCGGCGGGTGATCCGGCTGGTGGACCGGGCCGAGTACAAGCGCCGCCAGTCGGCGCCGGGCACCAAGATCAGCGCCCGCAACCTGGGCCGGGACCGGCGGCTGCCGATCACTAACCGCTGGACGGTCTGA
- a CDS encoding DUF3558 domain-containing protein: MPTSAVPARRVRTRKTAVVSAAAVALLFAAGALILGSGPGTGPAAPAGAGSPTDAVSPSPAQGAPSADLLAYAGPEQASRLDLGPGPYTLPDEPCTALTEETLAGLGHAASSGVPGERGCSWSALSPDGGLHGLSVSYTAWEDADRARHRFDEEFARVRGGEEGVHWDQSSNAGEQSRLALAERDGAFLATLLARQGEVHVTVVRAFTPGPGGGEGADRSVEVGLMGELGRQALGRLG, encoded by the coding sequence ATGCCCACCTCTGCCGTGCCCGCCCGACGTGTCCGCACCCGGAAGACCGCGGTCGTGTCCGCGGCCGCCGTCGCCCTCTTGTTCGCAGCCGGGGCCCTCATCCTGGGCTCCGGCCCCGGGACCGGGCCCGCCGCCCCGGCCGGCGCCGGATCCCCCACCGACGCGGTCTCCCCCTCCCCGGCCCAGGGCGCCCCCTCGGCCGACCTGCTCGCCTACGCGGGACCGGAGCAGGCGAGCCGGCTCGACCTCGGCCCGGGACCGTACACGCTCCCCGACGAGCCCTGCACCGCTCTGACCGAGGAGACCCTGGCCGGGCTGGGGCACGCGGCGTCCTCCGGCGTCCCCGGTGAGCGCGGCTGCTCCTGGAGCGCCCTGAGCCCGGACGGCGGCCTCCACGGCCTGTCCGTGTCCTACACCGCCTGGGAGGACGCCGACCGGGCACGGCACCGCTTCGACGAGGAGTTCGCCCGTGTCCGGGGCGGCGAGGAGGGCGTCCACTGGGACCAGAGCTCCAACGCCGGTGAACAGAGCCGCCTGGCCCTGGCGGAACGGGACGGCGCCTTCCTGGCGACCCTGCTGGCCCGCCAGGGGGAGGTGCACGTCACCGTGGTGCGCGCCTTCACGCCCGGCCCCGGCGGCGGGGAGGGCGCGGACCGCAGCGTCGAGGTGGGGCTCATGGGCGAGCTGGGCCGCCAGGCCCTGGGCCGGCTGGGCTGA
- a CDS encoding ATP-binding protein has protein sequence MPLLVDNGPVFIGREAELGALRDHARRTRTTGPGMILLGGDAGVGKSRLISEFAATLPPGAVYVGACLQLGGDGLAYAPFTAILRRLLRERGPELFAAAAPGGTGELARLLPELGELSANRTGGRGAFHEPENRGILFEQVLRLLYHSAGDEGVTFVLEDLHWADSASRDLLVFLIRNLELPGVQIIATYRSDDLHRAHPLRRLLPELERVPGVESLRLAPLTLAETGEHAAALRGGRPLPPHELDELYRRTEGVPLFVESLADAPAGHGDVPDRFRDLLLEPLQGFDDTARSVLRTASVGAVSGGIDHEVLRQAAGLPDGDLEAALHALVDANVLKVDGEGYRFRHALLRDAVHGELLPGPHTRLHLRFALLIDERPDLFPYERRASEEAHHYMAARELPRALQAAWWAAVRAGDTLASSEELDMLERVLSLWDQVPDARERVQDHTWAEVVSRAAGAAVDAGRGRRALELADEALATLPEDPADDHTRAVKATLLRRRGLARSLTTCGGGIDDLVAALDLHPPHMPGYASLLSVLARESLRHRADRLVPPDQERLRDLRETGHSARELAEKAIALAETTDPTDRCAAADARITLGSLHIGEGDLERGRPLIEEAMRIAAEVSEPSLEARGAGNLGHFLRELGRHEEGLRVLEESLARHEEMGWASVHKTFNHQNRAEIHFELGNLAEAREICEMILRTRGPVKDRSYVDAVLARSAAATGDLETARRVSRWAPGERVPGAQRMNIIQLDLLAKLETGLAEGSVDAVLALSEQALEQLELEASRGYTWPLVDVMAEAAARAAGAGTAGNGAGDGGAGGDRARRVMAMAVKVMGAMAVTGTPQRAHRARILAYAADLDGSGPADRLGLWEKAVAAWEATPMPLHLASARLRAARAAVAAGERDRARELVRAAYEAADRHGAVPLAASAADLARRLGVGPAGGAPAPAPAGLTARELEVARLLAAGSTNARIAEELFISAKTASVHVSNILAKLGVPNRATAGARLRELGLG, from the coding sequence ATGCCCCTTCTTGTCGACAACGGTCCCGTGTTCATCGGCCGCGAGGCCGAACTCGGAGCCCTGCGCGACCACGCCCGTCGCACCCGCACCACAGGCCCCGGCATGATCCTCCTGGGCGGCGACGCGGGAGTCGGCAAGAGCCGCCTCATCAGCGAGTTCGCCGCCACCCTCCCCCCGGGAGCCGTGTACGTCGGCGCCTGCCTGCAACTGGGCGGCGACGGCCTCGCCTACGCCCCCTTCACCGCGATCCTGCGCCGGCTCCTGCGCGAGCGCGGGCCCGAGCTCTTCGCGGCGGCCGCCCCCGGCGGCACCGGCGAACTCGCCCGCCTCCTGCCCGAGCTGGGCGAACTCTCCGCCAACCGCACCGGCGGCCGGGGCGCCTTCCACGAGCCCGAGAACCGCGGCATCCTCTTCGAACAGGTGCTGCGCCTGCTCTACCACAGCGCCGGGGACGAGGGCGTGACCTTCGTCCTGGAGGACCTGCACTGGGCCGACAGCGCCAGCCGCGACCTGCTCGTCTTCCTCATCCGCAACCTCGAACTGCCCGGTGTGCAGATCATCGCCACCTACCGCAGCGACGACCTGCACCGCGCCCACCCGCTGCGCCGCCTGCTGCCCGAACTCGAACGCGTCCCGGGCGTGGAGTCCCTGCGGCTGGCCCCGCTCACCCTCGCCGAGACCGGCGAGCACGCCGCCGCCCTGCGCGGCGGCCGACCGCTGCCCCCGCACGAGCTGGACGAGCTCTACCGCCGCACCGAGGGCGTGCCCCTGTTCGTAGAGTCCCTGGCCGACGCCCCCGCCGGGCACGGCGACGTCCCCGACCGGTTCCGCGACCTGCTCCTGGAGCCCCTCCAGGGGTTCGACGACACCGCTCGCTCCGTCCTGCGCACGGCCTCCGTGGGCGCCGTCTCCGGCGGCATCGACCACGAGGTGCTGCGCCAGGCCGCCGGCCTGCCCGACGGCGACCTCGAGGCTGCCCTGCACGCCCTGGTCGACGCCAACGTCCTCAAGGTCGACGGCGAGGGCTACCGGTTCCGGCACGCCCTGCTGCGCGACGCCGTGCACGGCGAGCTCCTGCCCGGCCCGCACACCCGCCTGCACCTGCGCTTCGCCCTGCTCATCGACGAGCGGCCCGACCTGTTCCCCTACGAGCGGCGCGCCTCGGAGGAGGCCCACCACTACATGGCCGCCCGCGAGCTGCCCCGGGCGCTGCAGGCCGCCTGGTGGGCCGCCGTCCGCGCCGGGGACACCCTCGCCTCCAGCGAGGAGCTCGACATGCTGGAGCGTGTCCTGTCCCTGTGGGACCAGGTGCCCGACGCCCGGGAACGGGTCCAGGACCACACCTGGGCCGAGGTCGTCTCCCGCGCCGCCGGCGCCGCCGTGGACGCCGGGCGCGGCCGCCGCGCCCTCGAACTCGCCGACGAGGCCCTGGCCACCCTCCCCGAGGACCCCGCCGACGACCACACCCGCGCCGTCAAGGCCACCCTGCTGCGCCGCCGCGGCCTGGCCCGCTCCCTGACCACCTGCGGCGGCGGCATCGACGACCTGGTGGCCGCCCTGGACCTGCACCCGCCCCACATGCCGGGCTACGCGTCCCTGCTGTCCGTCCTGGCCCGCGAGAGCCTGCGCCACCGCGCCGACCGCCTCGTCCCGCCCGACCAGGAGCGGCTGCGCGACCTGCGCGAGACCGGGCACTCGGCGCGCGAGCTGGCCGAGAAGGCGATCGCCCTGGCCGAGACCACCGACCCGACCGACCGGTGCGCGGCCGCCGACGCCCGCATCACCCTGGGCAGCCTCCACATCGGCGAGGGCGACCTGGAGCGCGGCCGCCCGCTCATCGAGGAGGCCATGAGGATCGCCGCCGAGGTGTCCGAACCCTCCCTGGAGGCGCGCGGCGCCGGGAACCTCGGGCACTTCCTGCGCGAGCTGGGCCGCCACGAGGAGGGGCTGCGAGTGCTGGAGGAGTCCCTGGCCCGCCACGAGGAGATGGGCTGGGCGTCGGTCCACAAGACGTTCAACCACCAGAACCGCGCCGAGATCCACTTCGAGCTGGGCAACCTGGCCGAGGCCCGCGAGATCTGCGAGATGATCCTGCGCACCCGCGGCCCCGTCAAGGACCGCTCCTACGTGGACGCGGTGCTGGCCCGCAGCGCCGCCGCCACCGGCGACCTGGAGACCGCCCGGCGGGTCTCCCGCTGGGCGCCGGGCGAGCGCGTCCCCGGCGCGCAGCGCATGAACATCATCCAGCTGGACCTGCTGGCCAAGCTGGAGACGGGCCTGGCGGAGGGCTCGGTGGACGCCGTCCTGGCCCTGTCCGAGCAGGCCCTGGAGCAGCTGGAGCTGGAGGCCTCGCGCGGCTACACCTGGCCGCTGGTCGACGTGATGGCCGAGGCCGCCGCGCGGGCGGCCGGGGCCGGCACCGCCGGGAACGGCGCGGGGGACGGCGGTGCAGGGGGTGACCGGGCCCGCCGCGTCATGGCCATGGCGGTGAAGGTCATGGGGGCCATGGCCGTCACCGGCACCCCGCAGCGCGCCCACCGCGCCCGGATCCTGGCCTACGCCGCCGACCTCGACGGCAGCGGCCCCGCCGACCGCCTCGGCCTGTGGGAGAAGGCGGTGGCCGCCTGGGAGGCCACCCCCATGCCCCTCCACCTGGCCTCCGCCCGGCTGCGCGCCGCCCGCGCCGCCGTGGCGGCCGGGGAGCGCGACCGGGCCCGGGAGCTGGTGCGCGCGGCCTACGAGGCCGCCGACCGGCACGGGGCCGTCCCGCTGGCCGCCTCCGCCGCCGACCTGGCCCGCCGGCTCGGTGTCGGACCCGCCGGCGGGGCGCCCGCCCCCGCCCCCGCCGGGCTGACCGCCCGCGAACTGGAGGTCGCCCGGCTGCTCGCCGCCGGGAGCACCAACGCCCGCATCGCCGAGGAGCTGTTCATCTCCGCCAAGACGGCCAGCGTCCACGTGTCCAACATCCTCGCCAAGCTGGGCGTGCCCAACCGCGCCACCGCCGGCGCCCGGCTGCGCGAACTCGGCCTGGGGTAG